DNA from Paucidesulfovibrio gracilis DSM 16080:
AGACATTGAGCGGCGCATTCTCTCCCGGGCCGTGGAACAAAGCCCGGTTTCCGTCGTCATCACGGACACGCAGGGCTGCATCGAATACGTGAACCCCCAGTTCACCAAGGTCACCGGCTACACCGCCGAAGAAGCCATCGGTCAGAATCCGCGCATCCTCAAATCCGACAAACAGCCCGCCGCGTTTTACCGTATCCTCTGGCAGACCATCACTTCGGGCCGCGACTGGAACGGGGAATTCTGCAATCTGAAAAAAAACGGTGAGGAGTACTGGGAAAAGGCCACCATTTCGCCGGTCAAGGACGCCACCGGCAAGATCACCCATTTTCTGGCGCTCAAGGAAGACATCACGGCCCGCCGTCAGGCACAGCTGCGCCTGCGCGAAAGCGAGGAGCGCTACCGCCAGATGGTGGAAGACACAGACAACATCGTGACCCGCGTGGACGCCGCCGGCAATTACACGTTCCTAAGCCGTGCGGCCAAGCGCCTGTTCGGGGAGACCGCCCGAGTCGGCTCCCTGGCCTTTGAAAACGTACACCCTGACGACCGCGCCCGCACCATGGAGTCCTATAGCCGGTGGATCACGGACCAACCCCGCCGGATACAATTTGAAAACCGCGTGTTGGATGCCTCGGGCGAAACCCGGTACATCCACTGGACCATTTCCTTCCGTTTCGGACCGGACGGTTCCCTGCGGGCCACCACCTCCATCGGACACGACATGACCCGGGACCACCAGCTCCGCCAGCTTCGGGAGGACGTGGACCGCATCACCCGGCACGACCTCAAGGCGCCGCTCCTGGGCATTATCTCCGTTCCCCAGCTGCTGCTGGAACAAAAAAATCTTACCGAAGATCAACGCGGACTGATCCAGGCCATGGAGGACGCTGGATACCACATGCTGCGGCTGATCAACCTCTCCCTGGACATCTATAAAATCGAGACCGGCGCATACCGCCTGCGCCCGCGCAAGGTGAACCTGCGCGACGTTCTGGAACGGGTCATCACCGGCATTGCCCGCAGTTTCCCGGGGCGAAAGGTGCTGGTGGAACGGCCGGACCTCGAGCCTGAACAGCTGGAAACGGAACGCACCAGCCCCTACCTTATTTATGGCGAAGAGCTGCTTTGCCACTCCACGCTCTCCAATCTGTTGCGCAACGCCCTGGCCGCAACCCCCAAGGGGGAAGTGACCCGGGTGACGCTCTTCCCCGGAGAACCGGCACAGGTGACCATCCACAATCCCCTGCCCGTTCCCAGAGAGGTGCGTCATCGGTTCTTCGAAAAATACGTCAGCTCCGGCAAGGCAAGCGGAACGGGCCTGGGCACCTATTCCGCCCGCCTGCTCACCCGCGTGCAAAACGGCATACTGAACATGCAGACCTCGGAAAAGGACGGGACCACCCTGACCATCACCCTGCCCCGTCCGCCCGAACACGCCCGCTGACAGGCGGCCGCCGCTGGACAACACCCCAGAAGGTTTCCCCGAGTCCTCCCCGAACCCAATTCCAGGATCCCCCCGCCTGCAACCGCTCAATGCATCAGGGCGGAAATTCCTCATCCCTGTTGCGCACATCCTCGCGCCAGGGGCTGGCGGGATAGCAGCACCCCATGCCCACAAACAGGGCGCGGCGTGCCTCCCGATCCCGCTCAACATGGCCCACCAGGGCGCAAAGGTAGCGCCCCAGCTCCTCACTCCAATACACCTCCGGACAACGGCGGCAATACCCGTGCAGCCGATGCGAAAGATCGCACTGGTCATGCAGGCAGCACCAACCGCAACCGACACATGGCAGGGATTCAGACAACGAAAAGAACCGCCCAAGTGAACCTGGAGGCGGCAAAAAGCAGGGTATTCACGATAACTCCAAACTTGATGGCGGACCACACGGCCCGTATGGTCACGGTACGCACCTACCCGCAAAAATCAAATTGCAAGGAGCCGACGCATGAAATCCCATCGGACGGAATTGACATTCCAAGTACCCACACGCCGCGCCTTCATCAACATCACCCCGCAATGCCGGGACGCCCTGGCCGAATCCGGCATCCGCGAGGGACTCATGCTGGTGAATGCCATGCACATCACCGCGTCCGTACTCATCAACGACGACGAATCCGGGCTGCACCACGACTATGAACAATGGCTGGAGCGGCTCGCCCCGCACGAGCCTGTGTCGGGCTATCGGCACAACGTGGGCGAAGACAACGCGGACGCGCACATGAAACGCCAGGTCATGGGCCGGGAAGTGGTGGTGGCCATCACAGAAGGAAAACTGGATTTCGGCACCTGGGAACAAATTTTTTACGGCGAATTCGACGGGCGACGCCCAAAACGTGTGCTGGTGAAGATCATCGGGGAGTGAGACCGTTCGTCGCGGCCAACGCGTATACCGACGACGCGAGGGGGAGTGGAGCTTTTTGCGGCAACGAAGCAGATTGCCGTTTGGATGCACCCAAGCTGGTCCCAAATG
Protein-coding regions in this window:
- a CDS encoding PAS domain-containing sensor histidine kinase translates to MRRFIHATSRKRSRNDKRFPRRSLFSGRDRLLQRQLQQASAQEPQQTPPADAPADEEQDIERRILSRAVEQSPVSVVITDTQGCIEYVNPQFTKVTGYTAEEAIGQNPRILKSDKQPAAFYRILWQTITSGRDWNGEFCNLKKNGEEYWEKATISPVKDATGKITHFLALKEDITARRQAQLRLRESEERYRQMVEDTDNIVTRVDAAGNYTFLSRAAKRLFGETARVGSLAFENVHPDDRARTMESYSRWITDQPRRIQFENRVLDASGETRYIHWTISFRFGPDGSLRATTSIGHDMTRDHQLRQLREDVDRITRHDLKAPLLGIISVPQLLLEQKNLTEDQRGLIQAMEDAGYHMLRLINLSLDIYKIETGAYRLRPRKVNLRDVLERVITGIARSFPGRKVLVERPDLEPEQLETERTSPYLIYGEELLCHSTLSNLLRNALAATPKGEVTRVTLFPGEPAQVTIHNPLPVPREVRHRFFEKYVSSGKASGTGLGTYSARLLTRVQNGILNMQTSEKDGTTLTITLPRPPEHAR
- a CDS encoding secondary thiamine-phosphate synthase enzyme YjbQ; protein product: MKSHRTELTFQVPTRRAFINITPQCRDALAESGIREGLMLVNAMHITASVLINDDESGLHHDYEQWLERLAPHEPVSGYRHNVGEDNADAHMKRQVMGREVVVAITEGKLDFGTWEQIFYGEFDGRRPKRVLVKIIGE